Proteins encoded within one genomic window of Bombus vancouverensis nearcticus chromosome 4, iyBomVanc1_principal, whole genome shotgun sequence:
- the LOC117156844 gene encoding UDP-glucosyltransferase 2 isoform X1: protein MRLLLPIFLTILACGWCSGLRILGMFPLNGKSHWVMAERLMTSLAERGHQVDVVTHFPMKNPPPNYNQISLEGSLPAVVNSMHNENITRFGRMNVKNLVKVAGNSVCELLAHKELQDILKRSKDRYDLVITELFAAPCYLAFGRHLNKPVIGIVTSAFHEWLSTLTGNPNNPSFMPGLFSSFGQRMTFWERLHNTFLTNLISWQMNYYLDEQGVYVKKFFNIDAGIPELYQDIAAILVNSHHSINGVRPMTTGVIEVGGLHINENSDPLTPELKKWLDESTHGCIFFTFGSMVRIETFPKPLLETFYKVFERIAPVRVLMKVAQKKDLLPGLPKNVMIQSWFPQTTVFKHKNVKAFITHGGLMGTLEAIYFGIPMIGIPLFGDQITNMRNAANKNIAVNLGSVENITEENLYSAIDTILHDKTYRSSMQTVSKIFKDRPMSAIDTAVYWVEYVARNGFALQSPAIHLNWWQQNLIDVYGFLLVCLLVVLYVTVLLVKKLKNCIFGCKPCIEKQTSESKKKK from the exons ATGAGACTCTTACTACCGATATTTTTGACGATACTCGCGTGTGGTTGGTGCAGTGGCCTACGAATTCTCGGCATGTTTCCGCTCAATGGAAAAAGTCATTGGGTGATGGCGGAACGACTGATGACGAGCCTTGCGGAACGGGGCCATCAAGTGGACGTTGTTACTCATTTCCCTATGAAGAATCCACCGCCGAATTATAACCAAATTTCTTTGGAAGGATCCTTACCGGCGGTGGTAAATAGCATGCACAATGAAAATATAACACGCTTTGGACGCATGAATGTAAAGAACCTAGTAAAAGTGGCAGGAAATTCGGTTTGCGAATTATTGGCACATAAGGAATTGCAAGACATTCTAAAGAGGTCTAAGGATCGGTACGACCTTGTCATAACAGAG CTGTTCGCCGCACCATGTTACTTGGCGTTCGGCCGTCACCTAAACAAACCCGTGATTGGTATAGTCACCTCGGCTTTTCACGAATGGCTCAGCACCTTGACAGGAAATCCGAATAATCCCTCCTTTATGCCTGGCCTATTCTCGTCGTTCGGCCAGCGAATGACTTTTTGGGAGAGGCTACATAATACCTTCTTAACAAACCTAATATCATGGCAGATGAACTACTATCTGGACGAGCAGGGTGTTTATGTGAAAAAGTTCTTTAATATAGACGCCGGCATCCCGGAACTTTATCAAGATATAGCGGCTATCTTGGTCAATTCGCATCATAGCATAAACGGAGTCAGGCCGATGACTACTGGGGTCATCGAGGTCGGTGGACTACACATTAATGAAAATTCGGATCCGTTGACACCG GAGCTGAAGAAATGGCTAGACGAAAGTACACACGGTTGCATATTCTTCACGTTTGGATCGATGGTGAGGATCGAGACGTTCCCTAAACCTCTTCTCGAAACTTTCTACAAAGTTTTCGAGAGAATCGCACCTGTTCGAGTGCTCATGAAGGTGGCGCAAAAGAAGGACCTGTTACCTGGATTGCCAAAGAACGTGATGATACAATCCTGGTTCCCTCAAACGACTGTATTCA AGCACAAAAACGTAAAGGCGTTCATAACGCACGGAGGTCTAATGGGTACGCTAGAAGCGATCTACTTTGGCATCCCCATGATTGGAATTCCTCTGTTCGGTGATCAGATCACGAATATGAGAAACGCAGCTAATAAAAATATCGCCGTGAACCTTGGCTCTGTGGAGAATATCACAGAGGAGAACCTTTACAGTGCGATTGATACGATCTTGCACGATAAAACGTATAG ATCGAGCATGCAAACAGTATCGAAGATATTCAAAGACAGACCCATGAGCGCCATAGACACCGCTGTCTATTGGGTCGAGTACGTTGCTAGAAACGGATTCGCTCTGCAATCACCGGCTATCCATCTTAACTGGTGGCAACAGAATCTGATCGACGTTTACGGTTTCCTACTCGTCTGTCTGCTGGTTGTTCTCTATGTCACCGTTCTTCTGGTTAAAAAACTGAAGAACTGTATATTTGGATGTAAACCTTGTATAGAAAAGCAAACTTCTGaatcgaaaaagaagaaataa
- the LOC117156844 gene encoding UDP-glucosyltransferase 2 isoform X2 — MRLLLPIFLTIFACGWCSGLRILGLFPLNGKSHWMMAERLMTSLAERGHQVDVVTHFPMKNPPPNYKQISVQGTIQSPVNNVHAINVTRIRNIDVKFITDVAGKDLCKLFEHEQLQNVIKKPKDHYDIVITELFAAPCYLAFGRHLNKPVIGIVTSAFHEWLSTLTGNPNNPSFMPGLFSSFGQRMTFWERLHNTFLTNLISWQMNYYLDEQGVYVKKFFNIDAGIPELYQDIAAILVNSHHSINGVRPMTTGVIEVGGLHINENSDPLTPELKKWLDESTHGCIFFTFGSMVRIETFPKPLLETFYKVFERIAPVRVLMKVAQKKDLLPGLPKNVMIQSWFPQTTVFKHKNVKAFITHGGLMGTLEAIYFGIPMIGIPLFGDQITNMRNAANKNIAVNLGSVENITEENLYSAIDTILHDKTYRSSMQTVSKIFKDRPMSAIDTAVYWVEYVARNGFALQSPAIHLNWWQQNLIDVYGFLLVCLLVVLYVTVLLVKKLKNCIFGCKPCIEKQTSESKKKK, encoded by the exons ATGAGACTCTTACTACCGATATTTTTGACGATATTCGCGTGTGGTTGGTGCAGTGGCCTACGAATTCTCGGCTTGTTTCCGCTCAATGGAAAAAGTCATTGGATGATGGCGGAACGACTGATGACTAGCCTTGCGGAACGGGGCCATCAAGTGGACGTTGTTACTCATTTCCCTATGAAGAATCCACCGCCGAATTACAAGCAAATTTCTGTGCAAGGAACAATACAGTCACCGGTAAATAACGTGCACGCGATCAACGTAACGCGCATAAGAAACATCGATGTGAAATTTATTACGGACGTAGCAGGAAAAGATCTTTGCAAGTTATTCGAACATGAACAgctgcaaaacgttataaagaaGCCCAAGGACCACTACGATATCGTCATAACAGAG CTGTTCGCCGCACCATGTTACTTGGCGTTCGGCCGTCACCTAAACAAACCCGTGATTGGTATAGTCACCTCGGCTTTTCACGAATGGCTCAGCACCTTGACAGGAAATCCGAATAATCCCTCCTTTATGCCTGGCCTATTCTCGTCGTTCGGCCAGCGAATGACTTTTTGGGAGAGGCTACATAATACCTTCTTAACAAACCTAATATCATGGCAGATGAACTACTATCTGGACGAGCAGGGTGTTTATGTGAAAAAGTTCTTTAATATAGACGCCGGCATCCCGGAACTTTATCAAGATATAGCGGCTATCTTGGTCAATTCGCATCATAGCATAAACGGAGTCAGGCCGATGACTACTGGGGTCATCGAGGTCGGTGGACTACACATTAATGAAAATTCGGATCCGTTGACACCG GAGCTGAAGAAATGGCTAGACGAAAGTACACACGGTTGCATATTCTTCACGTTTGGATCGATGGTGAGGATCGAGACGTTCCCTAAACCTCTTCTCGAAACTTTCTACAAAGTTTTCGAGAGAATCGCACCTGTTCGAGTGCTCATGAAGGTGGCGCAAAAGAAGGACCTGTTACCTGGATTGCCAAAGAACGTGATGATACAATCCTGGTTCCCTCAAACGACTGTATTCA AGCACAAAAACGTAAAGGCGTTCATAACGCACGGAGGTCTAATGGGTACGCTAGAAGCGATCTACTTTGGCATCCCCATGATTGGAATTCCTCTGTTCGGTGATCAGATCACGAATATGAGAAACGCAGCTAATAAAAATATCGCCGTGAACCTTGGCTCTGTGGAGAATATCACAGAGGAGAACCTTTACAGTGCGATTGATACGATCTTGCACGATAAAACGTATAG ATCGAGCATGCAAACAGTATCGAAGATATTCAAAGACAGACCCATGAGCGCCATAGACACCGCTGTCTATTGGGTCGAGTACGTTGCTAGAAACGGATTCGCTCTGCAATCACCGGCTATCCATCTTAACTGGTGGCAACAGAATCTGATCGACGTTTACGGTTTCCTACTCGTCTGTCTGCTGGTTGTTCTCTATGTCACCGTTCTTCTGGTTAAAAAACTGAAGAACTGTATATTTGGATGTAAACCTTGTATAGAAAAGCAAACTTCTGaatcgaaaaagaagaaataa
- the LOC117156843 gene encoding UDP-glucosyltransferase 2 isoform X1, producing the protein MKLLPVVLIFTILSICHGYRILGVFPFNGKSHFMMFEQLMKILARRGHQVDVISTFPLTKPYPNYNDLIVLPMARQFMNNMTYDEINTLFADSATHVVATLAGNNICEFLNNSQVQQLIRNPPNDPPYDAVIMEVFGAQCFAIFGDILKVPVIGASSSVLYPWIYECIANPENLAFTPSNLIAYSQNMNFWQRMYNFVHTVYTKWEFKAKTAEQTDILRKYVSPDAPDIREVEKKISMILGNSHMSINGIKHTTPAYIEVGGLHVRDEGVELPLSLEKWMNESTHGFVYFSFGSMVKIESFPLKFLNIFYNSLSKISPVRVLMKIAKSDELPPGLPKNVHVLPWVPQVKVLQHKNVKAFITHGGLMGTQEAIQYGVPLIGIPLFADQFININTYVQLNIAVGLEIDTLTEEKMDHALNSILNDPKYRDTAKKLSRKFVDRPLSAADTAIYWVEYIIRHGANALRSPAMDLTWWQVELLDVVAFILIAIVAALYIIMTAIQFVFNLTFSNSDSNELRKKKIS; encoded by the exons ATGAAGCTGTTGCCAGTGGTGTTAATTTTCACGATATTATCGATATGTCACGGATATCGAATATTAGGCGTGTTTCCCTTCAATGGAAAGAGTCACTTTATGATGTTCGAACAATTAATGAAGATTCTGGCTAGGAGAGGACATCAAGTCGACGTGATTAGTACGTTCCCTTTGACGAAGCCGTATCCGAATTACAACGATTTAATCGTGCTACCGATGGCGAGACAATTCATGAACAACATGACTTACGACGAAATAAACACGTTGTTTGCGGACTCGGCTACTCATGTCGTGGCTACTTTGGCGGGAAACAATATTTGTGAATTTTTGAACAACTCACAGGTGCAGCAACTTATACGAAACCCGCCTAACGATCCACCTTACGACGCGGTCATAATGGAG GTATTCGGCGCGCAGTGTTTCGCGATATTTGGTGATATCTTAAAGGTGCCAGTGATAGGAGCGAGCTCCTCTGTCCTTTATCCATGGATCTACGAGTGCATAGCGAATCCGGAAAATTTGGCGTTCACGCCAAGCAATCTAATCGCCTACTCGCAGAATATGAATTTCTGGCAGAGAATGTACAATTTTGTGCACACCGTTTACACGAAATGGGAGTTCAAAGCAAAAACCGCAGAACAGACGGATATTCTAAGGAAATACGTTAGCCCTGACGCGCCCGATATCAGAGAAGTGGAGAAGAAGATATCTATGATCCTCGGTAACTCGCATATGTCGATAAATGGAATCAAGCACACTACTCCTGCGTACATCGAGGTCGGAGGATTGCACGTACGAGACGAAGGAGTCGAATTACCGCtc agtCTAGAGAAATGGATGAACGAGAGCACACATGGATTCGTTTATTTCTCGTTTGGCTCGATGGTGAAGATCGAATCCTTCCCACTGAAATTCCTTAACATCTTCTACAACTCTTTGAGTAAAATATCACCTGTCCGTGTTTTGATGAAAATCGCAAAATCGGACGAACTTCCGCCTGGTTTGCCGAAGAACGTTCATGTCTTGCCATGGGTGCCACAAGTCAAAGTTCTCC aACACAAGAATGTGAAGGCATTCATCACCCATGGAGGTCTTATGGGTACCCAGGAGGCAATTCAATACGGTGTCCCTCTGATCGGTATACCGTTGTTTGCTGATCAATTTATCAATATCAACACCTACGTCCAGCTCAATATTGCAGTAGGATTAGAAATTGACACTCTGACCGAGGAGAAAATGGATCACGCCCTGAATAGCATTTTGAACGATCCAAAATATCG GGACACGGCGAAGAAGCTTTCGAGAAAATTCGTGGATCGTCCGTTAAGTGCGGCGGACACTGCGATTTATTGGGTCGAATACATCATCAGACACGGTGCAAACGCGCTCCGATCACCGGCCATGGACTTGACATGGTGGCAAGTGGAACTATTGGACGTTGTAGCGTTTATTCTGATTGCCATTGTCGCCGCTCTCTATATTATAATGACCGCGATTCAGTTCGTGTTTAATTTAACGTTTAGTAACTCGGATTCCAACGAGTTACGCaagaagaaaatttcttaa
- the LOC117156843 gene encoding UDP-glucosyltransferase 2 isoform X2, which yields MQRIKFCIIYQGLYFVRNYSFQRIKKGIVVTIRRTFIINTHLYLKCYVRLESDIKEVFGAQCFAIFGDILKVPVIGASSSVLYPWIYECIANPENLAFTPSNLIAYSQNMNFWQRMYNFVHTVYTKWEFKAKTAEQTDILRKYVSPDAPDIREVEKKISMILGNSHMSINGIKHTTPAYIEVGGLHVRDEGVELPLSLEKWMNESTHGFVYFSFGSMVKIESFPLKFLNIFYNSLSKISPVRVLMKIAKSDELPPGLPKNVHVLPWVPQVKVLQHKNVKAFITHGGLMGTQEAIQYGVPLIGIPLFADQFININTYVQLNIAVGLEIDTLTEEKMDHALNSILNDPKYRDTAKKLSRKFVDRPLSAADTAIYWVEYIIRHGANALRSPAMDLTWWQVELLDVVAFILIAIVAALYIIMTAIQFVFNLTFSNSDSNELRKKKIS from the exons ATGCAGCGCATAAAGTTTTGCATTATTTATCAGGGACTTTACTTCGTTCGAAATTATAGCTTTCAAAGGATAAAGAAAGGCATCGTGGTTACGATACGGAGAacatttataattaatacacatttatatttaaaatgttacgtAAGATTAGAATCGGACATCAAAGAG GTATTCGGCGCGCAGTGTTTCGCGATATTTGGTGATATCTTAAAGGTGCCAGTGATAGGAGCGAGCTCCTCTGTCCTTTATCCATGGATCTACGAGTGCATAGCGAATCCGGAAAATTTGGCGTTCACGCCAAGCAATCTAATCGCCTACTCGCAGAATATGAATTTCTGGCAGAGAATGTACAATTTTGTGCACACCGTTTACACGAAATGGGAGTTCAAAGCAAAAACCGCAGAACAGACGGATATTCTAAGGAAATACGTTAGCCCTGACGCGCCCGATATCAGAGAAGTGGAGAAGAAGATATCTATGATCCTCGGTAACTCGCATATGTCGATAAATGGAATCAAGCACACTACTCCTGCGTACATCGAGGTCGGAGGATTGCACGTACGAGACGAAGGAGTCGAATTACCGCtc agtCTAGAGAAATGGATGAACGAGAGCACACATGGATTCGTTTATTTCTCGTTTGGCTCGATGGTGAAGATCGAATCCTTCCCACTGAAATTCCTTAACATCTTCTACAACTCTTTGAGTAAAATATCACCTGTCCGTGTTTTGATGAAAATCGCAAAATCGGACGAACTTCCGCCTGGTTTGCCGAAGAACGTTCATGTCTTGCCATGGGTGCCACAAGTCAAAGTTCTCC aACACAAGAATGTGAAGGCATTCATCACCCATGGAGGTCTTATGGGTACCCAGGAGGCAATTCAATACGGTGTCCCTCTGATCGGTATACCGTTGTTTGCTGATCAATTTATCAATATCAACACCTACGTCCAGCTCAATATTGCAGTAGGATTAGAAATTGACACTCTGACCGAGGAGAAAATGGATCACGCCCTGAATAGCATTTTGAACGATCCAAAATATCG GGACACGGCGAAGAAGCTTTCGAGAAAATTCGTGGATCGTCCGTTAAGTGCGGCGGACACTGCGATTTATTGGGTCGAATACATCATCAGACACGGTGCAAACGCGCTCCGATCACCGGCCATGGACTTGACATGGTGGCAAGTGGAACTATTGGACGTTGTAGCGTTTATTCTGATTGCCATTGTCGCCGCTCTCTATATTATAATGACCGCGATTCAGTTCGTGTTTAATTTAACGTTTAGTAACTCGGATTCCAACGAGTTACGCaagaagaaaatttcttaa